In Spirosoma aureum, a single genomic region encodes these proteins:
- a CDS encoding ABC transporter permease: protein MSSSRNRAGGPVGPPRFADRLLKLVCAPDRLEEVQGDLHEEFVYQVGRLGERRARWRYVWDVLGFIKPQSARQLSGRPFAGKPHLNEYSTPSLVNIYMLRNYFRTAWRNLLKNRFYSVINITGLTAGLSVGILILLWVQDELSFDRFHGQATNIYRLENRVGTGTSQQIWTTTVAPIANFAKKELPEVKNALRLTGNGYFTLFKYRDKTFNEERTSFTDPAFFSVFDFNLIQGNPANPFPDDHSIVLTETTAKRYFGNENPLGKILAANENVSFKVSGIIRDFPKNSTIDNDMFMPISLLFKTMYKDNRDGKNMDNDFSQFSYDTYLLLQPGTSIGNLATKLRNIHLRNKPDDTDLTYLLQPLPDMHLYKADGTNGGIETVRMFAMIALLILAIACINYVNLSTARSMLRSKEVSMRKIVGAAKTQLFMQFVIETALLFFLAAILAIGLIYALLPSYNDLSGKQLVIDFSDYHIWQVIGLTITGTLIASSIYPALLLSSLEPLKALKGKISARFSEAVFRRVLVVTQFAVSIILIAGTFIIGNQLRYIRSKELGYDKTHVFAFFMRDMSKHYDAIRAELLNQPGIAAVTRASSNIVRLGEQTGNNEWDGKAQGETMMMRPVAIDKDFIPFFKMKLQQGANFTGAVSDSLHFILNETAIKAARIKNPIGKRFKLRNHNGTIIGVVKDFHFASMRQKIEPAIFYYEPSQMRAIYIKTTGKDAEQVIAAAQRSWKQYNPDYPFDYSFLDDVFNNLYKSEQKTGFLFNVFATIAILISCLGLFGLATYTAQVRTREIGVRKVLGASVVGIIELLAKDFIKLVIIAIVIAVPISWYSMRLWLQDFAYRVDVQWWIFALSGLLALVIALLTVSFQSIKAALMNPVKSLRSE from the coding sequence ATGAGTTCCTCCCGCAACCGCGCTGGTGGACCGGTCGGACCGCCCCGCTTCGCTGATCGTTTGCTCAAACTCGTCTGCGCTCCGGATCGACTGGAGGAAGTGCAGGGCGATCTGCACGAAGAGTTTGTGTACCAGGTGGGGCGGCTTGGCGAGCGTCGGGCGCGGTGGCGCTACGTCTGGGATGTGCTGGGATTTATAAAACCTCAATCTGCCCGACAGTTGTCTGGAAGGCCATTTGCCGGAAAACCGCATTTAAACGAGTACTCAACTCCATCTTTAGTCAATATCTATATGCTACGTAATTATTTCAGAACCGCCTGGCGCAATTTGTTGAAGAACCGATTCTATTCGGTGATTAATATTACTGGCCTGACTGCCGGTTTATCAGTCGGTATTCTGATTTTACTGTGGGTACAGGATGAACTTAGCTTTGATCGTTTTCATGGTCAGGCTACCAACATCTACCGGCTCGAAAATAGAGTCGGCACCGGAACGAGCCAGCAAATCTGGACGACGACTGTAGCACCCATTGCCAATTTTGCCAAAAAAGAGCTTCCCGAAGTAAAAAACGCCCTTCGCTTAACGGGGAATGGGTATTTCACCTTATTTAAATACAGGGATAAAACGTTTAATGAGGAGCGTACATCGTTTACAGATCCGGCTTTTTTCTCTGTATTTGACTTCAATCTCATTCAGGGAAATCCGGCAAATCCATTTCCCGACGACCATTCGATTGTTCTGACCGAAACCACCGCCAAACGCTATTTTGGGAATGAAAATCCATTGGGGAAAATACTGGCGGCCAATGAAAACGTATCCTTTAAGGTGAGTGGTATCATTCGGGATTTCCCCAAAAATTCGACTATTGATAACGACATGTTTATGCCTATATCCCTCCTGTTCAAAACGATGTATAAGGACAACCGGGATGGTAAAAACATGGACAATGATTTTTCTCAGTTTAGTTATGATACCTACCTCTTGCTGCAACCCGGTACGTCGATCGGGAATCTGGCAACTAAACTGCGTAACATACACCTCCGAAATAAGCCCGACGACACCGACCTGACTTACCTGTTACAGCCACTGCCCGACATGCATTTATATAAAGCGGATGGCACCAATGGTGGTATTGAAACGGTCAGGATGTTTGCCATGATTGCGCTGCTGATTTTGGCGATTGCCTGCATTAACTACGTAAATCTCTCGACGGCCCGTTCCATGCTCCGTTCTAAAGAGGTGAGTATGCGTAAAATTGTGGGGGCTGCTAAGACACAGTTATTTATGCAGTTCGTGATTGAAACGGCGCTACTGTTTTTTCTGGCGGCAATCCTGGCTATTGGGTTGATTTATGCGCTTTTGCCCTCATACAATGACCTTTCGGGCAAACAACTTGTCATTGATTTTTCTGACTATCACATCTGGCAGGTGATTGGCCTCACCATTACCGGCACACTGATCGCTTCGAGTATTTATCCGGCATTGCTACTCTCTTCGCTCGAGCCACTCAAAGCACTAAAAGGCAAAATATCGGCCCGCTTTAGTGAAGCTGTATTTCGGAGGGTATTGGTAGTAACTCAGTTTGCGGTTTCGATAATTCTGATCGCCGGTACGTTCATTATCGGCAATCAGCTGCGATACATTCGCTCAAAAGAATTGGGTTATGATAAAACGCATGTCTTCGCTTTTTTCATGCGCGATATGAGCAAGCATTACGATGCGATAAGAGCAGAACTGCTCAATCAGCCGGGTATTGCTGCTGTTACCAGGGCCAGTTCAAACATAGTCAGGCTTGGTGAGCAAACCGGTAATAATGAGTGGGATGGGAAAGCGCAGGGCGAAACCATGATGATGCGACCTGTGGCGATCGATAAGGACTTTATTCCCTTCTTCAAAATGAAGTTGCAGCAGGGTGCCAATTTTACCGGTGCCGTTTCTGATTCACTCCATTTTATCTTAAACGAAACAGCTATAAAAGCCGCCCGGATTAAAAACCCGATTGGCAAACGCTTTAAACTTCGGAATCACAACGGAACCATTATTGGCGTTGTCAAAGATTTTCATTTTGCCTCCATGCGGCAAAAAATTGAGCCCGCCATATTTTATTATGAGCCCAGTCAAATGCGGGCGATTTATATAAAAACAACCGGAAAGGATGCCGAGCAGGTGATTGCGGCCGCCCAACGGTCCTGGAAACAATATAATCCTGATTACCCGTTCGACTACTCATTCCTGGACGATGTGTTTAACAATCTTTACAAGTCGGAGCAGAAGACCGGATTTCTCTTCAATGTCTTTGCAACGATTGCCATTCTGATATCCTGCCTGGGTTTGTTTGGTCTGGCAACGTACACGGCACAGGTACGAACCCGCGAGATTGGCGTCCGTAAAGTGCTGGGTGCCAGTGTTGTGGGTATCATTGAGCTGTTAGCCAAAGACTTTATTAAACTCGTTATTATCGCCATTGTCATTGCTGTGCCAATTTCCTGGTATTCGATGCGCTTGTGGTTACAGGATTTCGCGTATCGAGTCGATGTTCAGTGGTGGATTTTTGCATTGTCGGGTTTACTGGCGTTGGTTATAGCCTTGCTAACAGTCAGCTTTCAGAGCATCAAAGCGGCTCTGATGAATCCGGTGAAATCGCTGCGATCGGAGTAA
- a CDS encoding permease prefix domain 2-containing transporter, whose amino-acid sequence MKNKPRNRADEPVGPPRWTDRLLSWFLAPDRLEEVQGDLHEEFAYQVGRIGERRARWRYVWDVLGFIKPSPGWPFASQRKSAVGVVHHWYGTTSSSSFLSPIMIQNYVKIAWRNLLKDRQFTLLNLIGLSTGLVCTLLIYLWVNDELHIDKVNEKDDQLFQVMANHHHEDGIKTINHTPGLLANALASEMPEIEHAVPVVPASWFSSKGIISSGETHLKAGSQFIGKDYFNVFTCPFILGDKNSVFSGKQTIAISQDLAIKLFGTVDNILGKTVKWDYGEFSGFYSIGGVFANSPVNSTEPFDMLFNFELFVEKRPGMKSWGNSDPSTFLIVKNGTEMNRFNAKIKDYLKSKDKTQTAQLFAIKYADKYLYGQFENGVQVGGRITYVKLFSIIALFILLIACINFMNLSTAKASGRMKEVGIKKVVGALRSSLVFQYLGESILMAFMALVMAFFLLILLLPQFNTITGKHIGIDFNGPLILSVLGIALLTGLVAGSYPALYLSGFNPTAVLKGKLKTSVGELWIRKGLVVFQFTVSIVFIVSVLAVYRQIDYIQSKNLGYNRENIIHFEIPLEMDSVKLKTAEAFLSEIKTIPGVINASSYYHNLTGDHGAISGFEWPGRPPGRDIEFSNLEVGYNFIETLGMDLKEGRSFSNNANAQNEIIFNEAAIKSMGLKDPIGKTVKFWDRKRQIVGVVKNFNFESLYETVKPCFFQVYPVMPNIMVKIKGGSEKQTIAQIQKTFQAYNKGIVFDYQFLDENYNALYASERRISILSQYFAGLTILICCLGLFGLAAFTAQRRQKEIGIRKVVGATVGNVATMLSVDFLKLLFIAMLIAFPLIGWALNQWLNNFAYHIDLGMGIFILAAASITIITLLTVGYQAIKAALMDPVKSLRSE is encoded by the coding sequence ATGAAGAACAAGCCACGCAACCGCGCCGACGAACCGGTTGGACCGCCCCGCTGGACCGACCGACTCTTAAGCTGGTTTCTCGCTCCGGATCGACTGGAGGAAGTGCAGGGCGATCTGCATGAGGAGTTTGCCTATCAGGTGGGTCGAATTGGGGAACGTCGGGCGCGGTGGCGCTATGTGTGGGATGTGCTGGGCTTTATCAAACCTTCGCCGGGATGGCCATTCGCGAGTCAGCGTAAATCAGCAGTAGGGGTCGTACATCACTGGTATGGAACCACTTCATCATCATCTTTTCTAAGTCCGATTATGATCCAGAACTATGTCAAAATCGCCTGGCGCAATTTGCTGAAAGACCGTCAATTTACGCTACTTAACCTGATCGGTTTGTCTACTGGTTTGGTTTGTACGTTGTTAATTTATCTGTGGGTAAATGATGAATTACACATTGACAAAGTCAACGAAAAAGATGATCAGCTTTTTCAGGTGATGGCCAATCACCACCACGAAGATGGTATCAAAACGATCAACCATACACCCGGTCTTCTGGCGAATGCGCTGGCATCGGAAATGCCTGAAATTGAGCATGCTGTACCGGTCGTTCCTGCCTCCTGGTTTTCCAGTAAAGGAATAATTTCTTCTGGCGAGACGCATTTAAAAGCGGGCAGTCAATTTATTGGAAAGGATTATTTCAATGTATTTACGTGCCCATTTATCCTGGGTGATAAAAACAGCGTTTTCTCGGGCAAACAAACGATTGCCATTTCACAGGATCTGGCCATAAAACTATTTGGTACAGTTGACAATATTCTCGGCAAAACGGTCAAATGGGATTATGGTGAGTTTAGTGGGTTTTATAGCATTGGCGGTGTGTTTGCAAACAGCCCGGTCAACTCGACAGAGCCGTTCGATATGCTGTTTAACTTCGAACTGTTTGTCGAAAAAAGACCTGGTATGAAATCCTGGGGCAATAGCGACCCCAGTACATTTCTGATTGTAAAGAACGGAACAGAAATGAACCGGTTCAACGCTAAAATAAAGGATTATCTCAAGTCAAAAGATAAAACACAGACGGCACAATTATTTGCCATTAAATACGCTGACAAATACCTCTATGGCCAATTTGAAAATGGTGTGCAGGTTGGCGGAAGAATTACCTATGTGAAGCTATTTTCGATTATTGCACTCTTTATCCTGCTGATTGCCTGCATCAATTTTATGAATTTATCGACGGCAAAAGCATCTGGCAGAATGAAAGAAGTGGGTATCAAAAAAGTAGTTGGAGCCCTTCGCAGTTCGCTTGTTTTTCAGTACTTGGGCGAGTCCATTCTGATGGCTTTTATGGCCCTCGTCATGGCCTTTTTCCTGCTCATTTTATTGCTTCCTCAATTTAACACCATTACCGGAAAGCATATTGGGATCGACTTTAACGGCCCGCTTATTCTGTCAGTTTTAGGGATCGCCTTATTGACTGGTCTGGTGGCGGGTAGCTATCCCGCCCTATATCTTTCGGGCTTTAATCCGACAGCCGTACTGAAAGGCAAACTCAAAACCTCAGTCGGTGAATTATGGATAAGAAAGGGTTTAGTCGTATTTCAGTTCACGGTTTCGATCGTGTTTATCGTCTCCGTTTTGGCTGTTTACCGGCAAATTGACTACATACAATCTAAAAATCTGGGCTACAACCGGGAGAACATTATCCATTTTGAAATTCCCCTGGAAATGGATTCTGTCAAATTGAAAACCGCAGAGGCATTTCTGAGCGAAATCAAAACAATTCCGGGCGTTATTAACGCATCGAGCTATTATCACAATTTGACGGGTGATCATGGTGCTATTTCCGGGTTTGAATGGCCGGGAAGACCACCGGGAAGAGATATCGAATTTTCGAATCTGGAAGTCGGCTACAATTTTATCGAAACGCTGGGAATGGACCTGAAAGAGGGGCGCAGCTTTTCCAACAATGCGAATGCCCAGAACGAGATCATATTCAACGAAGCCGCCATTAAAAGCATGGGACTGAAAGATCCGATTGGAAAGACTGTAAAGTTCTGGGATCGGAAACGACAGATCGTGGGTGTGGTGAAGAATTTCAATTTTGAATCACTCTACGAAACCGTAAAACCCTGCTTTTTTCAGGTTTATCCAGTCATGCCCAATATCATGGTGAAGATTAAAGGAGGATCTGAGAAACAGACTATTGCGCAGATTCAAAAAACGTTTCAGGCTTATAACAAAGGGATTGTTTTTGATTACCAGTTTCTGGACGAAAACTACAACGCGCTCTACGCGTCAGAACGCAGGATCAGTATTCTGTCGCAGTATTTTGCCGGGCTCACGATCCTCATTTGCTGCCTGGGCCTGTTTGGGTTAGCCGCTTTCACGGCTCAACGGAGGCAAAAGGAAATCGGTATCCGAAAGGTTGTCGGAGCCACTGTGGGCAATGTTGCGACTATGCTATCAGTGGATTTTCTGAAACTGCTATTCATTGCTATGCTGATTGCGTTTCCCCTGATTGGCTGGGCACTGAATCAATGGCTTAACAACTTTGCTTATCATATTGATCTGGGCATGGGCATATTTATACTAGCCGCAGCCTCGATCACGATAATTACATTGTTGACTGTGGGCTATCAGGCGATCAAAGCGGCATTGATGGACCCTGTGAAATCGCTGCGGTCGGAGTAA
- a CDS encoding ABC transporter permease codes for MINKPPRWTDRLLSWFLAPDRLEEVQGDLHEEFAYQVGRIGERRARWRYVWDVLGFIKPSPGWPFRNQRKPVAHRYGAYSTTNLMNPTMLGNYLKIAYRNLVNNKGFSTINIVGLSVGMAVAMLIGLWVYDELSFNTYHQNHARIAQVLENQTLDKGIQTFGALPMPLSQELRTKYPNDFKYVVATTWGFDQIVAYQDKKFTKAGSYAEAEFPEMMTLKMLKGTRQGLTDPASVLLSESMSTALFGDTDPLHKIIKIGNKHTVQVRGVYEDLPHNSAFKDVAFVAPIALLFASGEGMDNWRSSSFEIFTQLQPNSSFDAVSLKIKDVFYSHIKDKTQSALFLYPMTQWHLYSEWENGASKGGRIQFVWLFSIIGAFVLLLACINFMNLSTARSQKRAKEVGIRKTIGSLRRQIIGQFFSESFLIVCLSFVLSLLLVQLSLPYFNEVADKQMTILWLDSRFWFFSIGFCFFTGIVAGSYPALYLSSFQPIKVLKGTITIGRLASIPRQVLVVVQFTVSVTLIIGTIIVFRQIQFAKNRPIGYSREGLINIMMNTPEIQGNYDAIRNELLETGVVADMAESSSPITNIWSSANNLEWRGKDPNRQASFGTISVTPDFGKVIGWKIKEGREFSRQFASDSLTFLFNEAAVKQTGLTNPVGEIIKWHGKNWKLIGVVKDMVMKSPFEPVMPTVFMIDTKERGLNVIHIKLNPALSAREALGKIEAVFKKINPAAPFDYRFADQEYAAKFAAEERIGKLASFFAGLAIFISCLGIFGLASFMAEQRTKEIGVRKVLGASVANLWGLLSKDFVVLVIISCLISSPIAWYLLDNWLSKYEYRTEIAGWIFVAAGFGALLITLLTVSYQALKAALMNPVKSLRSE; via the coding sequence ATGATAAATAAACCGCCCCGCTGGACCGACCGACTCTTAAGCTGGTTTCTCGCTCCGGATCGACTGGAGGAAGTGCAGGGCGATCTGCACGAAGAGTTTGCCTATCAGGTGGGTCGAATTGGGGAACGTCGGGCGCGGTGGCGCTATGTGTGGGATGTGCTGGGCTTTATCAAACCTTCGCCGGGATGGCCATTCCGGAATCAGCGTAAACCGGTAGCCCACCGATATGGGGCTTATTCAACAACTAATTTAATGAACCCAACCATGCTAGGGAATTATCTAAAAATCGCGTATCGGAATCTAGTTAACAACAAAGGATTCTCGACAATCAATATCGTTGGTTTGTCTGTTGGTATGGCCGTTGCGATGCTGATCGGACTTTGGGTGTACGACGAATTATCGTTCAATACGTACCACCAGAACCACGCTCGCATTGCGCAGGTACTGGAAAATCAGACCTTGGATAAGGGTATTCAAACATTTGGGGCTTTGCCCATGCCACTAAGCCAGGAACTGCGCACCAAATACCCTAATGACTTCAAATACGTAGTGGCTACGACCTGGGGTTTCGATCAGATCGTGGCGTATCAGGATAAAAAATTTACAAAAGCCGGAAGCTATGCAGAAGCTGAATTTCCGGAAATGATGACACTGAAAATGCTGAAAGGTACACGCCAGGGGTTAACAGATCCAGCTTCGGTTTTGCTTTCCGAATCAATGTCCACTGCGCTTTTTGGCGATACCGATCCGCTTCATAAAATCATTAAAATTGGCAATAAACATACGGTGCAGGTCAGGGGTGTTTATGAAGATTTGCCCCATAATTCAGCGTTTAAAGACGTTGCGTTTGTTGCGCCGATTGCCCTGCTTTTCGCGTCGGGAGAAGGAATGGATAACTGGCGCAGTAGTTCATTTGAAATTTTTACACAACTCCAGCCAAACAGCAGTTTTGATGCGGTTTCTCTGAAAATCAAGGATGTATTTTACAGTCACATTAAAGACAAGACCCAATCTGCGCTCTTTTTGTATCCCATGACCCAATGGCATCTGTATTCGGAGTGGGAGAACGGAGCTAGCAAGGGCGGCCGGATTCAGTTTGTATGGCTTTTCAGCATCATCGGTGCTTTTGTATTACTGCTGGCCTGCATCAATTTCATGAATCTGAGCACAGCCCGTTCGCAGAAACGGGCCAAAGAAGTAGGCATCCGGAAAACTATTGGTTCGTTGAGACGACAGATTATTGGCCAGTTTTTTAGTGAGTCGTTTCTGATCGTGTGCTTGTCGTTTGTGTTGTCGCTGCTTTTGGTTCAACTCAGTCTGCCCTATTTTAATGAAGTGGCCGACAAGCAAATGACAATCCTATGGCTGGATTCGAGATTCTGGTTTTTCAGTATTGGCTTTTGCTTCTTCACGGGAATTGTAGCCGGAAGTTACCCGGCTCTTTATCTCTCTTCGTTTCAGCCGATAAAAGTGCTAAAAGGAACCATTACTATTGGCCGATTGGCGTCCATTCCCCGTCAGGTACTGGTCGTGGTGCAGTTTACCGTTTCCGTTACGCTGATTATCGGAACGATCATTGTTTTTCGCCAGATTCAGTTCGCCAAAAACCGACCGATTGGCTACAGCCGGGAAGGGCTGATCAACATTATGATGAATACGCCCGAAATACAGGGAAATTACGATGCCATCCGAAATGAATTGTTAGAAACTGGTGTCGTTGCCGACATGGCCGAATCGTCGAGCCCGATCACGAACATCTGGTCATCGGCCAATAATCTGGAGTGGCGTGGTAAAGATCCGAACCGACAGGCATCATTTGGAACAATTTCCGTTACGCCGGATTTTGGAAAAGTTATTGGCTGGAAAATCAAGGAAGGACGCGAATTTTCAAGACAGTTTGCGAGCGATTCACTGACTTTTTTGTTTAACGAAGCGGCCGTAAAACAGACCGGATTGACAAATCCGGTTGGTGAAATTATCAAATGGCATGGTAAAAACTGGAAACTTATCGGGGTCGTAAAAGATATGGTGATGAAATCGCCGTTCGAGCCCGTCATGCCCACGGTTTTTATGATCGATACGAAGGAACGGGGCTTAAATGTCATTCATATCAAGCTGAATCCTGCGCTCAGTGCTCGGGAGGCTTTGGGTAAAATAGAAGCCGTTTTCAAAAAAATCAACCCCGCTGCTCCCTTCGATTACCGTTTTGCCGATCAGGAATATGCGGCAAAATTCGCGGCTGAAGAACGGATCGGTAAACTGGCCAGTTTCTTCGCGGGCTTAGCCATTTTTATATCCTGTCTGGGCATCTTTGGTCTGGCTTCATTCATGGCTGAACAGCGGACCAAAGAAATTGGCGTCCGCAAAGTGCTGGGGGCTTCAGTGGCAAATCTCTGGGGTTTATTGTCAAAAGATTTTGTGGTCCTGGTCATCATTTCCTGTCTCATTTCGTCGCCCATTGCCTGGTATTTGCTGGACAACTGGTTGAGTAAGTATGAATACCGGACAGAAATAGCCGGGTGGATCTTTGTTGCTGCGGGCTTCGGGGCTTTGCTAATCACGTTGTTGACGGTGAGCTATCAGGCGCTTAAGGCTGCCCTGATGAATCCAGTCAAATCACTACGGTCGGAGTAA
- a CDS encoding permease prefix domain 2-containing transporter, translated as MKNAPRNRADEPVEPPRWADRLLAWLLAPERLEEVLGDLHEEFAYQVGRIGERRARWRYVWDVLGFVKPPPGWLFAVKQNHQKFTSTPLVSMDMIRNYFAIAFRQLWKNQLFSAVNIIGLTVGLAVSTLIALYVWHEFHYDRFEPFADRTYRIMSIMKYGDQDVTFTGLQEAFGREVKQQIPEVEEVVRISDGDAILQSDQNHQFNEEHIGFADASTLSVFGLRVLQGDARTALREPGRIVLTRQLAEKYFGTQNPVGKTMIYDKHFPLTVSAVLDDLPTNSVIQFNGLVSLHSMPSLGAQQQDLYKGQGFLSTYLVLHQGASASAVETKLKTIKSGIHFVGMSAKFFLEALPTLHLDSRNTSKSVRQSLYILMTIALVILVLAVINYISLTTARATKRAREVGIRKAIGGQRSELIGQFFMESFLTTTLAFLLSLALLQGLFPWANHALDLHMDKRVLTQGPYLGLMLALWLGCSILSGSYPALLLSGFRPALVLKGAIGWRQSGVGVRRVFTTVQFTASIGLLICSLVLYAQMRFLRTKNLGINRAQVVAIHIDGEMVPQFPGLRDAIRQWAGTGNVAVSNSALFTNRIAIMFINAEKNKKQLMVNVLSVDKPFFDMMGVRWQYRPLGWEVGPVTKDLTVYNQTLIKEAGIKGNPLQQPAPLKDQPADGITTDFHLRSLHGAVSPMKLTVVSDTNRSILAKGGYLLVKLNPNTDVSKSLDQLKTLYNHSQPTAPFDYYFLDEAYDKLYSRETRLMQLFNGFTILTLLVACLGLLGLMTFSVEVRTKEIGVRKVLGASVSGIVVLLSKDFLKLVLISILIASPIAWYAMNKWLQDFAYKVSIEWWVFALAGGLATGIALLTISFQSVKAALANPVKSLRND; from the coding sequence ATGAAGAACGCGCCCCGAAACCGCGCCGACGAACCGGTTGAACCGCCCCGCTGGGCTGATCGACTCTTAGCGTGGCTACTCGCTCCTGAACGGCTTGAGGAAGTGCTGGGCGATCTGCATGAGGAGTTTGCCTATCAGGTGGGTCGAATTGGAGAACGTCGGGCGCGGTGGCGCTATGTGTGGGATGTTCTGGGGTTTGTCAAACCTCCGCCGGGATGGCTCTTTGCTGTAAAACAAAATCACCAGAAATTTACTTCAACGCCTTTAGTAAGTATGGATATGATTCGCAATTATTTCGCAATCGCTTTTCGTCAACTCTGGAAAAATCAATTGTTCAGCGCGGTAAATATCATTGGCTTAACCGTTGGATTAGCCGTCAGCACCTTGATAGCGTTATACGTCTGGCACGAGTTTCATTATGACCGCTTCGAGCCCTTTGCTGATCGAACCTACCGGATCATGTCAATCATGAAATATGGTGATCAGGATGTTACATTCACCGGATTACAGGAAGCGTTTGGCCGTGAAGTAAAACAGCAGATTCCGGAAGTTGAAGAGGTTGTTCGCATTTCGGATGGCGACGCTATACTTCAATCGGATCAGAATCACCAGTTTAACGAAGAACACATTGGCTTTGCTGATGCTTCAACGCTATCTGTATTCGGGTTGCGAGTACTTCAGGGCGATGCCAGAACGGCTCTTCGGGAGCCCGGTCGAATCGTACTGACCCGGCAATTGGCCGAGAAATATTTTGGTACCCAAAATCCCGTTGGCAAAACGATGATTTATGACAAACATTTCCCGCTCACCGTTTCGGCCGTACTTGATGATTTGCCAACCAATTCCGTGATTCAGTTTAATGGATTGGTTTCTTTACATTCAATGCCTTCGCTTGGTGCTCAACAACAGGATTTATACAAAGGGCAAGGTTTTCTAAGTACCTATCTGGTATTGCACCAGGGAGCCAGCGCAAGCGCGGTTGAAACGAAACTGAAGACGATTAAAAGCGGAATCCATTTCGTTGGAATGTCGGCAAAATTTTTTCTGGAAGCCTTGCCCACGTTGCACCTGGATAGCCGCAACACCTCAAAGAGCGTTCGGCAGTCTTTATACATCCTGATGACGATTGCGCTGGTTATTCTGGTGTTAGCCGTCATCAATTACATCAGTCTCACGACCGCCAGAGCTACCAAGCGGGCGCGTGAAGTGGGTATTCGCAAAGCCATTGGTGGGCAGCGAAGCGAACTGATCGGTCAGTTTTTTATGGAATCATTTCTGACCACTACGCTGGCGTTTCTGTTGTCGCTCGCACTGCTTCAGGGGCTTTTTCCGTGGGCAAATCATGCCCTTGATCTGCATATGGACAAACGCGTATTGACCCAGGGCCCATACCTGGGGCTGATGCTGGCTTTATGGTTGGGGTGTTCAATTCTGTCGGGAAGTTATCCGGCATTATTGCTGTCCGGTTTTCGACCAGCCCTTGTTCTCAAGGGCGCAATCGGTTGGCGGCAGAGTGGGGTAGGGGTTCGTCGGGTTTTTACGACGGTTCAGTTCACGGCGAGTATTGGGTTGCTGATTTGCAGTCTGGTGCTGTATGCGCAAATGCGTTTTCTGCGAACGAAAAACCTGGGCATTAATCGCGCACAGGTGGTTGCCATTCATATCGACGGAGAAATGGTGCCGCAATTCCCGGGCCTTCGCGATGCCATTCGGCAATGGGCGGGAACTGGTAACGTAGCGGTTTCGAACTCGGCGTTATTTACCAACAGAATTGCCATCATGTTTATAAACGCTGAAAAAAATAAGAAGCAACTTATGGTGAATGTCTTAAGCGTTGATAAGCCGTTTTTTGATATGATGGGTGTTCGCTGGCAATATCGTCCACTTGGTTGGGAAGTCGGCCCGGTAACCAAAGACCTGACTGTATATAACCAAACGCTGATCAAAGAAGCCGGTATTAAAGGGAATCCGCTCCAGCAACCTGCTCCCCTAAAAGATCAGCCCGCCGACGGAATTACCACAGATTTTCATCTGCGCAGTCTGCATGGTGCTGTTTCGCCCATGAAATTAACCGTTGTTAGTGATACGAACCGTTCTATTCTGGCAAAAGGTGGTTATCTGTTAGTGAAGCTGAATCCGAACACCGATGTTTCCAAATCCCTCGATCAACTCAAAACGCTATACAACCATAGTCAGCCCACCGCTCCATTCGACTATTATTTTCTGGACGAAGCCTATGATAAACTATATTCACGGGAAACACGCCTGATGCAGCTGTTCAATGGCTTTACGATACTCACACTGCTGGTGGCTTGCCTGGGTTTACTCGGTCTGATGACCTTTTCGGTTGAAGTGCGGACTAAAGAAATTGGCGTTCGCAAAGTGCTGGGTGCATCGGTTTCGGGCATTGTCGTTTTGTTGTCCAAAGATTTTCTCAAACTCGTCCTGATTTCCATCCTCATCGCATCGCCGATTGCCTGGTACGCGATGAACAAATGGTTGCAGGATTTTGCCTATAAGGTCAGCATTGAGTGGTGGGTATTTGCACTGGCGGGCGGACTGGCAACAGGCATTGCCTTATTGACTATATCCTTTCAGAGCGTGAAAGCTGCCCTGGCAAATCCCGTTAAAAGTCTGCGGAATGATTAA